In one Mucilaginibacter sp. PAMB04168 genomic region, the following are encoded:
- a CDS encoding siderophore-interacting protein, which produces MTDKFLQHFRKKAANLIDGKLAKTGTVLEVRKWEPSTIIEVDLHLPQTVMDDWNEVPYMKCKVDDLTYRDYTPSGWDAETQTCTLFIDAGHAGPGSRWAQQLQKGDKISYLGTNSTRQTPSSTSAVICLGDESSIGHLLAMQQLTLPQTRFSGAIIIDNDQNRSLFKQFFKSPLQPIPRTDVCGHHSLTEWLLEQTCSIQNTLFYIVGNSHMVTQMRKLLRKQGYQSNQIKCQGFWS; this is translated from the coding sequence ATGACCGACAAATTCCTGCAACACTTTAGAAAAAAAGCGGCCAACTTAATTGATGGCAAACTCGCAAAAACCGGAACGGTATTAGAAGTACGTAAATGGGAACCATCAACCATTATAGAGGTAGACCTCCATTTACCGCAAACCGTTATGGACGACTGGAACGAAGTTCCATACATGAAGTGTAAGGTCGATGATCTTACCTACCGCGATTACACCCCATCCGGCTGGGACGCTGAAACGCAAACCTGCACCCTGTTTATAGACGCCGGACATGCGGGCCCTGGCAGTCGCTGGGCGCAACAGTTACAAAAAGGCGATAAAATAAGCTACCTGGGCACTAATAGTACACGGCAAACCCCCTCTTCCACATCGGCCGTAATATGCCTGGGCGACGAAAGCAGCATAGGCCACCTGCTGGCCATGCAACAGCTTACATTGCCCCAAACCCGGTTTTCAGGTGCTATTATTATTGACAACGACCAAAACCGAAGCTTATTTAAGCAGTTTTTTAAATCGCCATTGCAACCTATACCCCGTACTGATGTTTGTGGTCATCATTCGTTAACAGAATGGTTGCTGGAACAGACTTGCTCCATACAAAACACACTGTTCTATATTGTTGGTAACAGCCATATGGTTACCCAAATGCGCAAATTGCTTCGAAAGCAGGGCTATCAATCAAATCAAATTAAGTGTCAGGGCTTTTGGTCGTAA
- a CDS encoding response regulator produces MENRVLVVDDNEFMLSLICQILDDQGYEVKTLTRAKGLIEHIQKYHPNLIILDVELPDGDGRELCNQIKLSDETHAIPVVMCSGMDDLGDYFKQIKPDGILPKPFDMSRLIELVEEKLPLAA; encoded by the coding sequence ATGGAAAACAGGGTTTTAGTTGTTGACGATAACGAGTTTATGTTGAGCCTGATTTGCCAAATATTAGACGATCAGGGTTATGAAGTAAAAACGCTTACGCGTGCTAAGGGATTAATTGAACATATACAAAAGTATCATCCTAACCTGATTATTCTTGATGTGGAGTTACCTGATGGTGATGGACGCGAATTATGTAATCAGATAAAACTTTCAGACGAAACGCATGCTATTCCAGTTGTAATGTGCAGTGGTATGGATGATCTGGGTGATTACTTTAAACAAATAAAACCTGACGGTATTTTACCAAAGCCGTTTGACATGAGCCGACTTATTGAACTGGTTGAAGAAAAGCTACCATTAGCCGCTTAA
- a CDS encoding RNA pseudouridine synthase, giving the protein MKIPKFTDLIIYEDDNLFVVNKPPFISSLDERGDGSSEISMLRLAKNYWEDAQICHRLDKETSGALIIAKNPETYRLVSMQFERRQVKKVYHAVIEGTHVFDDLLVDLPILNTGKNTVSISRQEGKRAETWFQSLKYFKHYTLVECRPVTGRMHQIRIHLATQRASIAGDEMYKGKPVFLSQLKRKYHLGKDQEELPIMKRFALHAFELTFKVSEEKQVVINAPYPKDFETLLKLLDKFDS; this is encoded by the coding sequence ATGAAAATTCCGAAGTTTACTGACCTCATTATATACGAAGACGATAACCTGTTTGTAGTGAATAAACCGCCATTCATCAGCTCGCTTGATGAGCGTGGCGATGGCAGCAGCGAGATCAGCATGCTTAGGCTGGCCAAAAATTATTGGGAAGATGCACAAATTTGTCACCGCCTGGATAAAGAAACATCAGGCGCGTTAATTATTGCTAAAAATCCCGAAACTTATCGTTTAGTATCTATGCAGTTTGAGCGGCGCCAGGTAAAGAAAGTATACCACGCCGTTATAGAAGGCACCCACGTGTTTGATGATTTGCTGGTTGATCTGCCTATTCTCAACACCGGTAAAAACACGGTGTCTATAAGTCGGCAGGAGGGTAAACGTGCCGAAACGTGGTTTCAGTCGTTAAAATATTTTAAACATTATACTTTGGTAGAATGCAGACCGGTGACAGGCCGCATGCACCAGATCCGTATTCATTTGGCAACCCAGCGCGCATCCATAGCCGGCGATGAAATGTATAAAGGCAAGCCGGTATTCCTTTCGCAGCTCAAACGTAAATACCATTTGGGTAAAGATCAGGAAGAACTGCCTATCATGAAACGCTTTGCCCTGCACGCCTTCGAGTTAACGTTTAAAGTTAGTGAGGAAAAACAAGTGGTTATCAATGCTCCATATCCAAAGGATTTCGAAACGTTATTAAAATTACTGGACAAGTTTGATAGTTAA
- a CDS encoding outer membrane beta-barrel protein has protein sequence MMGVKKAIVFVAAMLLCHFGKAQSWGGGADQNDLSFGFSFQYIRQDYKIIKQPDWRTPIRDPETGNNLTSPLTSISSRSTPGFSVGFITRYRLSENLEARTTPALVFADRELNYTFENGNDNLTRQVQTTSVDVPLLLKLRSDRIGNVRAYILGGVKYSMAVSKGKPDENEAPLQQRLRNTRGFASYEAGFGFDIYFEYFKMSPEIKVGNSFGNVLVGGNTPLAAPINKLFLHSLMFSLHFE, from the coding sequence ATGATGGGTGTTAAGAAAGCAATAGTATTTGTTGCAGCTATGCTGCTATGTCATTTTGGTAAGGCGCAGTCTTGGGGTGGGGGTGCCGATCAAAATGATCTGAGCTTTGGTTTTAGCTTTCAATACATAAGGCAGGATTACAAGATTATTAAACAGCCCGACTGGCGCACACCCATACGCGACCCTGAAACGGGTAATAATTTAACCAGCCCGCTTACCAGTATCAGTTCACGCAGTACACCCGGCTTTTCGGTTGGATTTATTACCCGCTACCGTCTTTCGGAAAATTTAGAAGCCCGTACCACACCGGCACTGGTATTTGCCGACAGAGAACTGAATTATACCTTCGAAAACGGCAATGATAACCTGACCAGGCAGGTGCAAACCACATCGGTTGATGTACCGCTGCTGTTAAAGTTACGGTCTGACCGGATCGGGAACGTTCGGGCGTATATTTTAGGCGGCGTAAAATACTCTATGGCAGTAAGCAAAGGCAAGCCCGATGAGAACGAAGCGCCTTTACAGCAACGGTTAAGAAACACACGTGGCTTCGCTTCATATGAAGCCGGCTTTGGCTTCGATATTTATTTCGAATATTTCAAGATGTCACCTGAAATTAAGGTGGGCAATTCTTTTGGTAACGTGCTGGTGGGAGGCAATACACCGCTTGCGGCACCCATCAATAAGCTGTTTTTACATAGCTTAATGTTCAGCCTGCATTTCGAGTAG
- a CDS encoding BLUF domain-containing protein — MKYLVYISSATKMLNQDELLDILTVSRQNNERRKLTGLLLYGGGTFIQVLEGEELALQEAYNIIAADDRHTNILKMTEGEIAERLFPEWNMAFKAPNAEEMAELGTYVNPGDKGFLENPAGNSILKLLSNFANTNRMVEIY, encoded by the coding sequence ATGAAATACCTTGTCTATATTAGTTCGGCTACTAAAATGCTGAATCAGGATGAATTACTCGACATCCTTACGGTAAGCCGTCAAAATAACGAACGCCGTAAACTTACAGGACTGCTGCTTTATGGAGGAGGTACTTTTATACAAGTGCTCGAAGGAGAGGAGCTGGCCTTACAGGAAGCCTATAACATCATAGCTGCAGACGACCGTCATACCAACATTTTGAAAATGACGGAAGGCGAAATAGCCGAACGTCTTTTTCCGGAATGGAATATGGCTTTTAAAGCGCCTAATGCAGAGGAAATGGCCGAGCTTGGTACTTATGTAAATCCTGGAGATAAAGGCTTTTTAGAAAATCCGGCTGGCAACAGCATTTTAAAGCTGTTAAGCAATTTCGCTAATACCAACCGGATGGTTGAAATATATTAA
- a CDS encoding class I SAM-dependent methyltransferase, whose protein sequence is MLNYKFSLLSALLFLSCCTEHPKHQATNQQQSAQSKDSAYTYKKPSPNGIGKMYKGREIAKVISFSGAGWLERDTRNQEENVELAVKYLPVDKESIVADIGAGTGFYTFRIAPKVKKVLAIELQDEALDYLKQRSQKLKLTNVEVVKGMEKVPNLPDSSIDLALMVDVYHELEYPHEYLQALYKALKPGGKIVMLEYKGEDPEVPIKELHKTTTVQISKELTANGFTFVKDKAGLPMQHFLIYQKK, encoded by the coding sequence ATGTTAAACTATAAATTCAGCCTGTTATCTGCCTTATTATTTTTAAGTTGCTGCACCGAACATCCCAAGCATCAAGCAACAAACCAACAGCAGTCTGCACAATCAAAAGATTCAGCTTATACATACAAAAAGCCATCGCCAAACGGTATTGGCAAAATGTACAAGGGCCGCGAGATAGCGAAAGTAATTAGCTTTAGCGGCGCTGGCTGGCTGGAGCGAGATACGCGGAACCAGGAAGAAAATGTAGAGTTGGCGGTTAAGTATTTACCGGTTGATAAAGAAAGCATTGTGGCCGATATTGGTGCAGGGACTGGCTTTTATACCTTCAGGATTGCCCCGAAAGTAAAAAAGGTGCTGGCCATTGAATTGCAGGACGAAGCGTTGGACTACCTGAAGCAACGCAGCCAGAAATTAAAGCTAACAAATGTAGAGGTGGTGAAGGGTATGGAAAAAGTCCCTAACCTACCTGACAGCAGTATTGACCTGGCCTTGATGGTTGACGTTTACCATGAGCTGGAGTATCCGCATGAGTACTTGCAAGCCTTGTACAAAGCACTTAAGCCTGGCGGCAAAATAGTAATGTTGGAATATAAAGGTGAAGATCCTGAAGTGCCTATCAAGGAGCTGCACAAAACTACTACAGTGCAAATAAGCAAAGAGCTAACTGCTAACGGCTTTACCTTTGTAAAAGATAAAGCCGGCTTGCCTATGCAGCACTTTTTAATCTATCAGAAGAAATAG
- the ubiE gene encoding bifunctional demethylmenaquinone methyltransferase/2-methoxy-6-polyprenyl-1,4-benzoquinol methylase UbiE, whose translation MNKTVTPYQNQQATKKEQVADMFNNISKTYDFLNHFMSLGIDIIWRKIAINELKELKPKRILDVATGTGDFAFEALTILKPEKIIGVDISAGMLEVAKQKIAKRNLSDRFEVRLGDSEKLPFDDNEFEAITVAYGVRNFENLETGLADMLRVLKPGGKVVVLEFSKPRVFPVKQLYNFYFNYITPGIGKIFSKDARAYSYLPESVAAFPDGKDFVAMMNKVGYKQTKNRPLAFGICSIYTGVK comes from the coding sequence ATGAATAAAACTGTAACGCCCTACCAAAACCAGCAGGCAACCAAAAAGGAGCAAGTGGCCGATATGTTTAATAACATATCTAAAACCTACGATTTTTTGAATCATTTTATGTCGCTGGGGATCGATATCATTTGGCGTAAAATTGCTATAAACGAATTAAAGGAACTTAAGCCCAAGCGCATATTGGATGTAGCCACCGGAACCGGTGATTTTGCGTTTGAGGCTTTAACCATCCTAAAGCCAGAAAAGATTATTGGTGTGGACATCTCTGCCGGTATGCTGGAGGTAGCTAAACAAAAAATAGCGAAACGTAATTTAAGTGACCGCTTTGAAGTGCGTTTAGGCGATTCGGAAAAGCTGCCATTTGACGACAATGAATTTGAAGCCATTACGGTAGCTTACGGTGTGCGCAACTTTGAGAACCTGGAAACAGGTTTGGCAGATATGCTGCGGGTGCTTAAACCGGGCGGAAAAGTGGTGGTGCTTGAGTTTTCGAAACCACGGGTGTTTCCGGTTAAACAGCTTTATAATTTTTATTTTAATTATATCACGCCGGGCATTGGAAAAATTTTTTCTAAAGATGCCCGTGCTTACTCTTACCTCCCCGAGTCGGTAGCCGCTTTTCCGGATGGGAAAGACTTTGTAGCAATGATGAATAAGGTAGGTTATAAACAAACTAAAAACCGTCCGCTGGCTTTTGGTATTTGTTCTATATATACAGGTGTAAAGTGA
- a CDS encoding Crp/Fnr family transcriptional regulator — translation MDDQLNAILNNVSKHIALTQAEKDIFTSMLQTKHLKRKQHWLATGDICRHSAYVTAGCLRGYTVDSNGYEHVLSFAPPDWWMADMYSLLTNQPGHLNIEALEDTEMLLLPKSSQEELYKLVPKFERVFRILAEKSLVAYQQRLIDNLSLPAAERYDRFCRRYPTLIYHLPQKQIASYIGVTPEFFSKMRKAM, via the coding sequence ATGGATGATCAGCTCAATGCTATACTTAATAATGTAAGCAAACACATAGCCTTAACCCAGGCCGAAAAAGACATATTCACAAGTATGCTGCAAACCAAACACCTTAAACGTAAGCAGCATTGGCTGGCCACCGGTGATATTTGTCGTCATTCGGCATACGTAACCGCTGGTTGCCTGCGCGGCTATACCGTTGATAGTAACGGTTATGAGCATGTATTGAGCTTTGCCCCGCCCGACTGGTGGATGGCAGACATGTACAGTTTGCTTACTAACCAACCCGGACATTTAAACATTGAAGCGCTGGAAGATACGGAAATGTTGCTACTGCCCAAAAGCAGCCAGGAAGAGCTGTATAAATTAGTACCTAAATTTGAGCGAGTGTTTCGTATACTGGCCGAAAAATCATTAGTAGCCTATCAGCAACGCCTTATTGATAACCTCAGCCTGCCTGCTGCCGAGCGTTATGACCGCTTTTGTCGCCGGTACCCTACTCTAATCTATCACTTGCCCCAAAAACAAATAGCATCGTACATTGGTGTTACACCTGAGTTTTTCAGTAAGATGCGTAAAGCAATGTAG
- a CDS encoding AraC family transcriptional regulator: protein MEHIPVHKLQSSTGLGFEIWHSGDKGFKKDGMRLGAHRDDHYIFFLMEEGEASLMVDFTEICIAATSVYYVLPGQVHHGIKSVSAAGWFLAVDTSLISVDFRTVLENGLLMQQPRLLDADYYQRFVTIVEFLHQQFSSNNNKAFSTHLTQGLLNSFLAMTACLYSDQINGVQTTTRPMLIAHNFKKLLTENFMSIKSPAAYARLLHISESYLNEALKKITGLPVSYWILHEVMIEAKRLLYYSQLNIKEIAHQLGYDDHTYFSRLFKKANQITPLAFRELYRK, encoded by the coding sequence ATGGAACATATCCCCGTTCATAAGCTGCAAAGCAGCACAGGCTTAGGCTTTGAAATTTGGCATTCGGGCGACAAGGGTTTTAAAAAAGATGGCATGCGCTTGGGAGCACATCGCGATGACCACTACATCTTTTTTTTAATGGAAGAAGGCGAAGCTTCACTTATGGTCGATTTTACAGAGATCTGCATTGCTGCAACGTCTGTCTATTACGTTTTACCTGGGCAAGTACATCATGGTATAAAAAGTGTGAGCGCGGCAGGCTGGTTCCTTGCTGTTGATACGTCGCTCATTTCGGTAGATTTTAGAACCGTATTAGAGAATGGGCTGCTTATGCAACAACCAAGGTTGCTGGATGCAGATTATTACCAGCGATTTGTTACCATAGTCGAATTTCTACACCAGCAGTTTAGTAGCAATAATAACAAAGCCTTTTCTACACACCTAACACAAGGGCTGCTTAACTCCTTTTTAGCGATGACCGCATGCCTGTACAGCGACCAGATAAACGGGGTACAAACCACTACCCGCCCAATGCTTATTGCACATAATTTTAAAAAGCTGCTTACCGAAAACTTTATGAGCATCAAAAGTCCGGCTGCTTATGCAAGGCTGCTTCACATATCGGAATCTTATTTAAACGAGGCTTTAAAAAAAATTACAGGCTTACCTGTATCTTACTGGATACTGCATGAGGTGATGATTGAAGCTAAACGACTGCTTTATTATAGCCAACTCAATATTAAGGAAATTGCACACCAGCTCGGTTATGATGACCATACTTACTTTTCGCGCCTTTTTAAAAAGGCTAACCAAATAACACCGCTGGCTTTTCGGGAGCTTTACCGAAAATAG
- a CDS encoding TlpA disulfide reductase family protein, translating to MKKHIITCSLALAVMGMYSCKDKSSFTIKGTIKNPSEAKKAYLLRADTSQVSIIDSVELSDGKFTFKNQSPTANLFKVRVGGTLFDLIAQNGDDISFETDLKNEGHAYTVTGSQESDKIKEFNTFSNKYGEMNSKVVNEFQAKAQETKNQDSLLKIYQPMFEKNMANYSTEVLQFIDKNKSSLAAFYAAMSLDPYKYEPQLVAYADGLEGKFKENASVQQFVKQMAAVKPISVGHNAPEFTTKGIDGRPVKLSDYKGKYVMIDFWASWCAPCRQENPNVVRLYNQYKGKGLNILGISLDEEKAAWQQAIAADKLTWQHASDLQKFEGPTERLYHIEAIPSNFIIDPQGKIIAKNLSGKSLEEFFNKTFAKL from the coding sequence ATGAAGAAACACATCATTACCTGCAGCCTGGCGTTAGCCGTCATGGGTATGTATTCCTGTAAAGATAAATCGTCCTTTACTATTAAAGGTACCATCAAAAATCCCAGCGAAGCTAAAAAGGCTTACCTGCTACGTGCTGATACTTCTCAAGTGAGCATCATCGATTCTGTAGAGCTTTCGGACGGAAAGTTTACGTTCAAAAACCAATCGCCAACCGCCAACCTATTTAAGGTACGCGTAGGCGGAACGCTGTTTGACCTGATTGCACAAAACGGCGATGATATATCTTTTGAGACAGACTTAAAAAATGAAGGCCATGCTTACACCGTAACCGGTTCGCAGGAGTCTGACAAAATTAAGGAGTTTAACACCTTCAGCAACAAGTACGGCGAAATGAACTCTAAGGTTGTGAACGAGTTTCAGGCCAAGGCACAGGAAACCAAAAATCAGGATTCACTGCTGAAGATTTACCAGCCCATGTTTGAAAAGAACATGGCCAATTACAGCACCGAGGTATTGCAGTTTATAGACAAGAACAAAAGCTCATTGGCTGCTTTTTACGCTGCTATGTCGCTTGATCCTTATAAGTATGAACCTCAGTTGGTTGCGTATGCCGATGGCTTGGAAGGCAAGTTTAAAGAGAATGCCTCCGTACAGCAATTTGTGAAGCAGATGGCAGCAGTTAAGCCAATCTCAGTGGGTCATAACGCACCTGAGTTTACCACTAAAGGCATTGACGGCAGGCCGGTTAAATTATCTGATTACAAAGGTAAATATGTAATGATTGATTTTTGGGCATCATGGTGTGCGCCTTGCCGTCAGGAAAATCCTAACGTTGTGCGCCTGTACAACCAATACAAAGGCAAAGGCTTAAATATCTTGGGCATATCTTTAGATGAGGAAAAGGCCGCCTGGCAGCAAGCTATAGCAGCTGATAAGCTAACCTGGCAGCATGCGTCAGACCTGCAAAAGTTTGAAGGACCAACTGAACGGCTATACCATATTGAGGCCATTCCATCTAATTTCATTATAGATCCGCAGGGAAAGATTATTGCCAAGAACTTATCAGGCAAGAGCTTAGAAGAGTTTTTTAACAAAACCTTCGCTAAACTTTAA
- a CDS encoding DUF3072 domain-containing protein encodes MMINEDTTGDLFEDNNTGNTENGNDNLKGSNTEKDPDDWTTGDEPMTGAQKSYLKTLSDEANEEFDENLTKAEASKRIDELQHKTGRGLS; translated from the coding sequence ATGATGATAAACGAAGATACTACCGGCGATTTATTCGAAGACAATAACACCGGCAACACCGAAAACGGCAACGATAACCTAAAAGGATCCAATACAGAGAAAGACCCTGATGACTGGACTACCGGTGATGAACCAATGACCGGCGCGCAGAAATCGTATCTTAAAACACTATCAGACGAAGCTAATGAAGAGTTTGATGAGAACTTAACTAAAGCAGAAGCCTCTAAACGCATAGATGAACTGCAACATAAAACCGGCCGAGGACTAAGCTAA
- a CDS encoding response regulator transcription factor, with translation MPKFDLMSTTAKQKILIVDDEPDILELIEYNLKKEGYQVHLAHNGQEAVAEAKKVLPDLIVLDIMMPKMDGIEACRIMRTMPEFKNTFMVFLTARSEEYSEIAGFNVGADDYIAKPIKPRALVSRINAILRRNAGTDEVSDNKLEVGDLVIDRESYLVYQKGAKVVLAKKEFELLYLLASKPGKVYTRDVILKNIWEDSVVVTNRTIDVHIRKLREKLGEDYVSTVKGVGYKFEYLPTIAN, from the coding sequence ATGCCAAAATTCGACCTGATGAGCACTACAGCGAAACAAAAGATATTAATTGTTGATGACGAGCCTGATATATTAGAGTTAATTGAATATAACTTAAAGAAAGAAGGTTATCAGGTTCATTTAGCCCATAATGGACAAGAAGCAGTTGCCGAAGCAAAGAAAGTTTTGCCTGATTTAATTGTGCTGGACATTATGATGCCTAAGATGGACGGCATAGAAGCCTGCCGTATTATGCGCACCATGCCCGAGTTTAAAAATACTTTTATGGTGTTTTTAACTGCCCGCAGCGAAGAGTATTCGGAAATTGCAGGCTTTAACGTAGGCGCTGATGATTACATAGCCAAGCCTATTAAGCCCCGTGCCCTTGTGAGCCGTATAAACGCCATACTGCGCCGCAATGCTGGTACTGATGAAGTGTCTGACAATAAGCTTGAGGTAGGTGACCTGGTTATAGATCGTGAAAGCTACCTGGTTTATCAAAAAGGTGCTAAAGTAGTGCTTGCCAAAAAAGAATTTGAATTACTTTACTTGCTGGCATCAAAACCCGGAAAGGTTTACACCCGCGATGTGATCCTTAAAAATATTTGGGAAGACTCTGTAGTAGTTACCAACCGTACCATTGATGTACACATCCGCAAACTACGCGAGAAGTTAGGCGAAGACTATGTGTCAACGGTTAAAGGGGTAGGATACAAGTTTGAGTATTTGCCAACTATTGCAAATTAA
- a CDS encoding arginine decarboxylase: protein MQSYQEFLDLSVGFPQDGFEIIDDELYFHDLNLMEMIETYGTPLRFTYVPIISKKIQQAKLLFQQAIVNNNYRGSYKYCYCTKSSHFKHVVEEALKNDIHLETSSAFDMPMIDALEKKGVVSKDITVICNGFKTYQYKQYIVDMLHDGFKNIIPVLDNKEEFNIYDDEIEMDTPCNLGIRIASEEQPDSQFYTSRLGIRMEDVIDFYYNKVEKNPNFRVKLLHFFINSGISDTPYYWNELEKYVTLYCKFKKINPELDTLDIGGGMPFKDSLVFDFDYEYMINEIVKRIKEICGEHDVEEPDIITEFGKYTCAEASGILYKVLGRKQQNDREKWLMLDGSFITNLPDVWALNQKYILLPINNWDAEYERVNLGGITCDGQDYYNQEAHMNSVFMPKTRKVQYLGFFNTGAYQEVLSGYGGIHHCLLPSPKHVLIRRNRDETFNFEVFGEEQNSKQVLKILGYTT, encoded by the coding sequence ATGCAAAGCTACCAGGAATTTCTGGACCTGAGTGTGGGTTTTCCGCAGGATGGTTTCGAGATCATAGATGACGAATTATACTTTCACGACCTGAACCTGATGGAGATGATTGAAACGTATGGTACTCCGCTGAGGTTTACCTATGTGCCTATCATTTCTAAAAAAATACAGCAAGCTAAACTGCTATTTCAGCAGGCTATTGTTAACAATAATTACCGTGGCAGTTATAAATATTGTTATTGCACCAAAAGCTCACACTTTAAACACGTTGTTGAAGAGGCTTTAAAAAACGATATTCACCTTGAAACGTCATCGGCTTTTGATATGCCCATGATTGATGCCCTGGAAAAGAAGGGTGTGGTGAGTAAGGATATTACAGTAATTTGTAACGGCTTTAAAACGTACCAGTACAAGCAGTACATTGTAGACATGCTGCATGATGGTTTTAAGAACATCATTCCGGTGTTAGACAACAAAGAGGAGTTTAACATCTATGATGATGAGATTGAGATGGATACACCTTGTAACCTGGGTATCCGTATCGCGTCCGAAGAGCAGCCCGATTCGCAGTTTTACACATCGCGCCTGGGCATACGCATGGAGGATGTGATTGATTTTTATTACAATAAGGTAGAAAAGAACCCAAATTTCCGGGTGAAGTTACTGCACTTTTTCATTAACTCCGGCATATCAGATACGCCTTATTACTGGAATGAGTTAGAGAAATATGTTACCCTTTACTGTAAGTTCAAGAAGATAAACCCTGAGCTGGATACACTCGACATTGGCGGTGGTATGCCTTTTAAAGACTCGCTGGTATTTGATTTTGATTACGAATACATGATCAACGAGATTGTGAAACGTATTAAAGAAATTTGCGGTGAGCACGATGTAGAGGAACCGGATATTATTACAGAGTTTGGTAAATATACCTGTGCCGAAGCATCGGGCATACTTTATAAAGTATTGGGCCGTAAACAGCAAAACGACCGCGAAAAGTGGCTAATGCTGGATGGATCATTCATCACCAACTTACCCGACGTTTGGGCGCTTAACCAAAAATATATATTACTGCCCATTAACAATTGGGATGCCGAGTACGAGCGTGTAAACCTTGGCGGTATTACCTGCGACGGACAAGACTATTACAACCAGGAAGCTCACATGAACAGTGTATTTATGCCAAAAACGCGTAAGGTGCAGTATCTGGGCTTTTTTAATACCGGTGCTTACCAGGAGGTATTGAGCGGCTACGGCGGTATACACCACTGCCTGCTGCCTTCCCCTAAACATGTACTCATACGCCGCAACCGCGATGAAACCTTCAATTTTGAAGTGTTTGGCGAAGAGCAGAACAGTAAACAGGTTTTAAAGATTTTAGGTTACACCACCTAA
- a CDS encoding glycosyltransferase family 9 protein, giving the protein MKLPATEIKKIAVFRALQLGDMLCIIPAMRALRYAYPTAHITLLGLPWAKTFTERFSSYFDDFIHFPGFPGLPEQPFDAKETVAFLTSMQGQFDLLLQMQGNGTVINPMMELFGARFTGGFYTHGDFAANTDYYMPYPNYGPEPERHVLLMEHLGIPAKGNELEFPLTEQDQADFDALQLPLEPGNYVCIHPGSRGAWRQWPTEHFATLADYCVEQGYTAVLTGTAGEMPIVESVIGHMKHPALNTAGTTALGAMGVLIKNARLLVSNCTGVSHMASAFQTPSIVISMDGEPDRWGPINKQVHRTLNWIEHPDFDLVFNETKDLLQKA; this is encoded by the coding sequence ATGAAACTACCTGCTACCGAGATTAAGAAGATAGCCGTTTTTCGCGCGTTGCAATTGGGCGATATGCTTTGCATTATTCCAGCCATGCGAGCATTACGCTACGCCTACCCTACTGCACATATTACATTGCTGGGTTTGCCCTGGGCCAAAACTTTCACCGAACGCTTCAGCAGCTACTTTGATGACTTTATTCACTTCCCAGGCTTCCCGGGCTTGCCTGAACAACCTTTTGATGCTAAAGAAACTGTAGCTTTTTTAACAAGTATGCAAGGGCAGTTTGATTTGCTGCTGCAAATGCAAGGCAATGGGACGGTTATAAACCCGATGATGGAGTTATTTGGTGCGAGATTTACAGGCGGTTTTTATACGCATGGTGATTTCGCTGCTAATACCGATTACTATATGCCCTATCCTAATTATGGCCCCGAACCCGAGCGCCATGTGTTATTGATGGAGCATTTAGGCATACCAGCCAAGGGCAACGAACTGGAATTTCCGCTAACTGAACAAGACCAAGCAGACTTTGATGCCCTGCAACTACCGCTTGAACCAGGCAATTATGTTTGCATACACCCCGGCTCGCGCGGAGCTTGGCGCCAGTGGCCAACCGAGCACTTTGCTACTTTAGCCGATTACTGTGTTGAGCAGGGTTATACCGCTGTACTAACCGGTACTGCGGGTGAAATGCCTATAGTAGAGAGTGTAATTGGACACATGAAGCACCCAGCGCTAAACACGGCTGGAACTACAGCCCTGGGCGCTATGGGTGTACTTATTAAAAATGCACGCCTGTTGGTGTCTAATTGCACCGGTGTGTCGCACATGGCTTCGGCTTTCCAAACACCAAGCATTGTAATTAGCATGGATGGTGAGCCCGACCGCTGGGGTCCCATCAACAAACAAGTACACCGTACATTAAATTGGATTGAGCACCCCGACTTTGACCTGGTATTTAACGAGACAAAGGATTTATTGCAGAAGGCTTAA